From the Desulfovibrio sp. Fe33 genome, one window contains:
- the mnmE gene encoding tRNA uridine-5-carboxymethylaminomethyl(34) synthesis GTPase MnmE, giving the protein MLDPRLSKDTIAAIATPPGDGGVGIVRISGPRARDIVRAMFRPARETFTDFRPYRLHYGHVTDADGAVLDDALCAFMPGPNSYTGEDVVEVNCHGGRAVLGAVLQEALDRGARLAERGEFTYRAFMNGRMDLSQAEAVAEMIHAPTKAAMHLAQVKLSGLLGKKITDLRARLETLRAQLAVAVDFPEEELECLSPEQLIGTVGEVRDEIGSLLKAVDRTRAWREGALVVLAGRVNAGKSSLMNGLLGRNRAIVTDQPGTTRDYLEETLNLDGLTVRLADTAGIRATEDAIEAAGLEMGRELMDRADLVLILADGSVPVDGDTLETARRIGPEKGLAVLNKADLGAFDANNGEALAELGLETVSVSAKSGAGLDLLSSRIRERVLGNAGQPDPDELAPNARQAAVLTEANRELACLAEDTEAGIPYDLLSVRLETACNVLSGITGEIAANDILNSIFDSFCIGK; this is encoded by the coding sequence ATGCTCGATCCCAGGCTTTCCAAGGACACCATCGCGGCCATAGCCACCCCGCCCGGCGACGGCGGCGTGGGCATCGTCCGCATCAGCGGCCCGCGCGCCCGCGACATCGTCCGGGCCATGTTCCGGCCCGCGCGGGAGACCTTCACGGACTTCCGGCCCTACCGGCTGCACTACGGGCATGTGACCGACGCGGACGGCGCGGTTCTGGACGACGCCCTCTGCGCCTTCATGCCCGGTCCCAACTCCTACACGGGCGAAGACGTGGTCGAGGTCAACTGCCACGGCGGCCGCGCCGTGCTCGGAGCCGTGCTCCAGGAAGCCCTGGACCGTGGCGCACGTCTGGCCGAACGCGGCGAATTCACCTATCGCGCCTTCATGAACGGCCGGATGGACCTTTCCCAGGCTGAAGCCGTGGCCGAGATGATCCACGCTCCCACCAAGGCGGCCATGCACCTGGCCCAGGTCAAACTCTCCGGCCTGCTCGGCAAAAAGATAACAGATCTTCGCGCCAGACTTGAAACGTTGCGCGCCCAACTCGCCGTGGCAGTGGATTTTCCCGAGGAAGAGCTGGAATGCCTGTCCCCGGAACAACTGATCGGGACCGTGGGGGAAGTGCGAGATGAAATCGGCTCGCTGCTCAAGGCGGTGGACCGCACCCGCGCCTGGCGCGAAGGGGCGCTGGTCGTCCTGGCAGGCCGGGTCAACGCAGGCAAGTCGAGCCTCATGAACGGGCTGCTCGGCCGCAACCGGGCCATCGTCACCGACCAGCCGGGCACCACCCGCGACTATCTCGAGGAAACCCTGAACCTGGACGGCCTCACCGTGCGCCTGGCCGACACCGCCGGCATCCGCGCCACAGAGGACGCGATCGAAGCCGCCGGTCTGGAAATGGGTCGCGAACTCATGGACCGCGCCGACCTCGTCCTTATCCTCGCCGACGGGTCCGTCCCTGTTGACGGCGACACCCTGGAAACGGCACGGCGTATCGGCCCTGAAAAGGGACTGGCCGTGCTGAACAAGGCGGACCTCGGCGCTTTCGACGCGAATAACGGCGAAGCGCTTGCCGAACTCGGTCTGGAGACCGTCTCCGTCTCGGCCAAGAGCGGCGCGGGTCTGGACCTTCTGTCCTCCCGCATCCGTGAACGCGTCCTTGGGAACGCGGGCCAGCCCGATCCCGATGAACTCGCCCCAAACGCCCGCCAGGCGGCCGTGCTGACCGAAGCCAACCGCGAGCTGGCCTGTCTGGCCGAAGACACCGAGGCCGGAATCCCATACGATCTCCTGAGCGTGCGGCTGGAAACAGCCTGCAACGTGCTCTCCGGCATCACCGGCGAAATCGCGGCAAACGACATCCTCAACTCCATCTTCGACTCATTCTGCATAGGTAAATGA
- a CDS encoding choice-of-anchor I family protein: protein MHRLFFAVLSVMLMAASAHALELTPAGTYSSGIFNESAAEIVAFDPEGKQVYVVNAHKNVVDVLDVSDIAKPVKKTSFDFSRYGKGANSVAYHDGMIAVAVEADPKQAPGHVVVVDRMGRTLAAFRVGALPDMVTFSPNGKYILAACEGEPNDDYSNDPEGSVSVIDISAGLDKAVNHSVRFTAFNPVKEHLQAQGVRISHPGSTVAQDLEPEYIAVSPDSRLAFVTLQENNSVAVVDIAEARVTKILPLGLKDWSGLVMDASDKDGAINLKHWPVYSAYMPDGVSAFAMDGRNYFITANEGDSREYGDYADEKRLGKADLDSKAFPDGEALKDKKALGRLKTIPDLSDTDGDGDYDRIVAFGGRSFSIWDENGGLVFDSGDMFERFLARDHAEWFNATNDENKFDDRSDDKGTEPESAEIGVIDGRTYVFVGLERMGGIMVFDITDPRKPAFVTYRLDRDFSGDPGKGTAGDLGPEGLLFVPASESPSGTPLLIVGNEVSGTTTIYTVQ, encoded by the coding sequence ATGCATCGACTATTCTTCGCCGTCTTGAGCGTCATGCTCATGGCCGCCTCGGCCCATGCCCTCGAACTGACTCCCGCCGGGACGTATTCATCCGGCATCTTCAACGAATCCGCAGCCGAAATCGTGGCCTTCGACCCAGAGGGGAAACAGGTCTACGTGGTCAACGCCCACAAGAACGTGGTGGACGTCCTCGACGTTTCGGACATCGCAAAACCCGTCAAAAAGACCAGCTTCGACTTTTCCCGATACGGCAAGGGGGCCAACTCGGTGGCCTACCATGACGGCATGATCGCCGTGGCCGTCGAGGCCGATCCCAAACAGGCACCCGGACACGTCGTCGTGGTGGACCGCATGGGGCGCACCCTGGCCGCCTTCCGCGTGGGCGCGCTGCCGGACATGGTCACCTTCTCGCCGAACGGCAAGTACATCCTGGCCGCCTGCGAGGGCGAACCCAATGACGACTACTCGAACGACCCCGAAGGCTCGGTCAGCGTCATCGACATCTCCGCCGGACTGGACAAGGCCGTCAACCACAGTGTCCGGTTCACCGCCTTCAACCCGGTCAAGGAACACCTCCAGGCACAGGGCGTGCGTATTTCCCACCCCGGCTCCACCGTGGCGCAGGACCTTGAGCCCGAGTATATCGCGGTGTCCCCTGATTCCCGCCTCGCCTTCGTGACCTTGCAGGAGAACAACAGCGTGGCCGTGGTGGACATCGCCGAAGCCCGCGTGACCAAGATACTGCCCCTCGGCCTCAAGGACTGGTCCGGACTCGTCATGGACGCCAGCGACAAGGACGGCGCCATCAACCTGAAGCACTGGCCCGTATACTCGGCCTACATGCCCGACGGCGTCTCCGCCTTCGCCATGGACGGTCGCAATTATTTCATCACCGCCAACGAAGGCGACTCCCGAGAGTACGGCGACTATGCCGACGAAAAGCGGCTGGGCAAGGCGGACCTCGACTCCAAGGCGTTCCCCGACGGCGAAGCTCTCAAGGACAAGAAGGCCCTGGGCCGCCTCAAGACCATTCCCGATCTGTCCGACACCGACGGAGACGGCGACTACGACCGCATCGTGGCCTTCGGCGGACGCTCCTTCTCCATCTGGGACGAAAACGGCGGCCTGGTCTTCGACTCCGGCGACATGTTCGAGCGTTTCCTGGCCCGCGACCATGCGGAATGGTTCAACGCCACCAATGACGAAAACAAGTTCGACGACCGTTCGGACGACAAGGGGACCGAGCCGGAATCCGCCGAGATCGGCGTCATCGACGGCCGCACCTATGTCTTTGTGGGCCTTGAGCGGATGGGAGGCATCATGGTCTTCGACATCACCGATCCCCGCAAGCCCGCCTTCGTCACCTATAGGCTGGACCGCGACTTCTCCGGCGACCCGGGAAAAGGCACCGCAGGCGACCTCGGCCCCGAGGGACTTCTTTTCGTGCCCGCCTCGGAAAGCCCCTCCGGGACTCCCCTGCTCATCGTCGGGAACGAAGTCTCCGGGACCACGACCATCTACACCGTGCAATAA
- the nhaA gene encoding Na+/H+ antiporter NhaA, which translates to MRRPQDRPLPVHYVLSSFDKFFRMEAAGGIALMVCTVAALVWANSPWAASYHALWQTKLTVGVGNWILSKPALLWINDGLMAIFFFLVGLEIKRELMVAGLSTPSQTIMPVAAAVGGMAVPALIFFSLNNGLDSASGWGIPMATDIAFALGIMSLLGSRVPVGLKIFLTAVAIVDDIGAILVIAVFYTDTLNLLALFIGLAALAFMLMLNLGWRIRNSIPYMVLGVVVWLAFLMSGIHATIAGVLAAMTIPAGTRMNCSTFVEELRQAAEVFEMAITPGKTVLTNKEQQMALHSMEHAYDAATTPLQNIEHSLHPWVSFFIMPVFALANAGVLLDANVFQELLTPVSLGVFIGLVVGKQVGVAGACWIINKLGLASFPDRTTMVHLWGASCLAGVGFTMSIFIGNLAFEEGTNLVALAKIAILFASLVSGVLGYLVLRFLAPDVGKDGQEELPTDA; encoded by the coding sequence ATGAGGCGACCCCAGGACAGGCCATTGCCGGTCCATTACGTACTGAGTTCATTTGATAAATTTTTCCGTATGGAGGCCGCAGGCGGCATCGCGCTGATGGTCTGCACCGTTGCCGCCCTGGTTTGGGCCAACTCGCCCTGGGCGGCAAGCTACCATGCGCTGTGGCAGACCAAGCTGACTGTGGGCGTGGGCAATTGGATTCTGTCCAAACCCGCGCTGTTGTGGATCAACGATGGCCTCATGGCCATTTTCTTTTTTCTCGTCGGGCTGGAGATCAAACGCGAATTGATGGTGGCCGGATTGTCCACGCCGAGCCAGACCATCATGCCCGTGGCCGCTGCCGTGGGCGGCATGGCCGTGCCCGCGCTCATCTTCTTTTCCCTGAACAACGGCCTGGATTCGGCTTCAGGATGGGGCATCCCCATGGCCACGGACATCGCCTTTGCCCTGGGCATAATGTCCCTGCTGGGCAGCCGGGTGCCTGTTGGGCTCAAGATTTTCCTGACCGCCGTGGCCATCGTGGACGACATCGGGGCCATTTTGGTCATCGCCGTCTTCTACACCGACACCCTGAATCTGCTGGCCCTCTTCATCGGGCTGGCCGCGCTCGCCTTCATGCTCATGCTCAACCTGGGCTGGCGCATCCGCAACTCCATTCCGTACATGGTGCTCGGCGTCGTGGTCTGGCTGGCCTTCCTCATGTCCGGCATTCACGCCACCATCGCGGGCGTGCTGGCGGCCATGACCATCCCGGCCGGAACTCGCATGAATTGCTCCACCTTCGTCGAGGAACTGCGCCAAGCGGCCGAGGTCTTCGAAATGGCCATCACGCCCGGCAAGACCGTGCTGACCAACAAGGAGCAGCAGATGGCCCTGCACTCCATGGAGCACGCATACGATGCGGCCACCACGCCGTTGCAGAACATCGAGCATTCCCTGCACCCGTGGGTGTCCTTCTTCATCATGCCCGTCTTCGCCCTGGCCAACGCGGGCGTGCTGCTGGATGCGAACGTCTTCCAGGAACTGCTCACGCCGGTTTCCCTTGGCGTGTTCATCGGCCTCGTGGTGGGCAAGCAGGTCGGTGTCGCCGGGGCGTGCTGGATTATCAACAAGTTGGGGCTGGCCTCGTTCCCGGACAGGACCACCATGGTCCATCTATGGGGCGCGTCCTGCCTCGCCGGCGTGGGCTTCACCATGTCCATCTTCATAGGCAATCTTGCGTTTGAAGAGGGCACGAACCTGGTGGCCCTGGCCAAGATCGCCATTCTTTTCGCCTCCCTGGTTTCGGGGGTGCTCGGCTATCTGGTCCTCAGATTCCTCGCCCCGGATGTCGGGAAGGACGGCCAGGAGGAACTCCCCACAGACGCCTAG
- a CDS encoding pyridoxamine 5'-phosphate oxidase family protein, producing the protein MRKDVTQDKSVISDILDRAEVVWLALSDKDGPYCVPVNFARDGDTLYIHSGMKGRKAACLNSGAPLAFSAAVDIELRTSDENACKWGYRFRSIMGGGTPRALDGDDRMRALDRITRKYAGRELPYNEQVLGITAVYAIDITSATARIK; encoded by the coding sequence ATGCGCAAAGACGTAACCCAAGACAAGTCCGTGATCTCCGACATTCTGGACAGAGCCGAGGTCGTCTGGCTGGCTCTTTCCGACAAGGACGGCCCCTACTGCGTCCCCGTCAATTTCGCCCGGGACGGCGACACGCTCTACATCCACTCCGGCATGAAGGGCCGCAAGGCCGCCTGCCTAAATTCGGGCGCGCCCCTGGCTTTCTCCGCGGCCGTGGACATAGAGCTCCGGACCAGCGACGAAAACGCCTGCAAATGGGGATACCGCTTCCGCTCGATAATGGGCGGCGGCACGCCCCGCGCACTGGACGGCGACGATAGAATGCGCGCCCTGGACCGCATCACCCGCAAGTACGCGGGCCGGGAACTCCCCTACAACGAACAGGTTTTGGGCATCACCGCCGTGTACGCCATCGATATCACGTCCGCCACCGCGCGGATCAAGTAA